One region of Diabrotica undecimpunctata isolate CICGRU chromosome 6, icDiaUnde3, whole genome shotgun sequence genomic DNA includes:
- the LOC140443727 gene encoding uncharacterized protein — protein sequence MEIKQEISEETCKVEIEYNELEDALLDGFKCEIQKESNRQSTLDTCDSLDLQKFPINAEKEQHGNKINQFGEYQKTEKGFCCKDMKADASILLTNHDRSDSNFNQYITSTTNVNAGGQRFICIICKKTFLNNSCLELHMRIHTGEKPFACEICTKHFSTKQYLKKHMRVHADEKPFECEICTKRLSTKQVLTAHMRMHTGEKPFKCEICAKKFSTRNYLPIHMKLHTDGKPLPTDEKSFRCGVCTKRFSTKSYLTIHMKLHTGEKSFKCEICNKQFLTKSNLAVHMKLHNDEEPFKCEICTKQFATKSNLKAHMTLHTDENPFECGICTKQFSTKQALKSHMRVHTGEKPFECEICTKRLSTKQVLTAHMRVHTGEKPFECEICTKQYSSKLLLKSHMRVHTGEKPFECEICTKHFSTKKYLKKHMRVHADEKPFECEICTKRLSTKQVLTEHMRVHTGEKPFECEICTKQYSTKLLLKSHIRVHTGEKPFECEICTKQFSMKIYLKSHMRVHTGQKLFKCEICRKQFSTKQVLKSHVRMHTGEKPFECDICNKQCSTKSYLTMHMKLHTDKKPFTCGICNKQFSTKSNLTMHMKLHTAEKTFECGICSKQFIINEYLKRHMAVHTDERPFGCDICTKQFSTNRLLKCHMIWHTGEKPFECEICSKKFSTKGLLKTHMRVHTGEKPFECEICTKQFSMKLYLKSHMRVHIGEKAFKCEICNKQFSKKDNLTSHMTVHSDNKPFECEISTKLFLTKSKLKQNMTVHTGEKPFGCEICTKQLSSKHALKSHMTLHTGERPFKCENCTKQFSTKPLLKSHMRVHTGEKPFTCKICSRKFSYYSGLNAHMQTHTSE from the coding sequence GTTTCTGTTGTAAAGATATGAAAGCTGATGCCAGTATCCTATTAACAAATCATGATAGAAGTGACAGTAATTTCAACCAATATATAACTTCCACTACCAATGTGAACGCTGGAGGACAACGTTTTATATGTATCATTTGCAAGAAAACGTTCTTAAACAATTCTTGTTTAGAACTACATATGAGGatacacactggggaaaaaccttttgcatgtgaaatttgcaccaaacacttttcaacaaaacaatatttaaaaaaacatatgagagtgcatgctgatgaaaaaccatttgaatgtgaaatttgcaccaaacggCTTTCAACGAAACAAGTTTTAACAGCGCATATGAgaatgcatactggtgaaaaaccatttaaatgtgaaatttgcgcCAAAAAATTTTCAACAAGGAATTATCTACCAATACATATGAAATTGCATACTGATGGAAAACCATTGCCTACTGATGAAAAATCATTTAGATGTGGAGTTTGCACCAAACGTTTTTCAACAAAGAGTTATTTAACAATACATATGAAattgcatactggtgaaaaatcatttaaatgcgaaatttgcaacaaacaatttttaacaaaGAGTAATTTAGCAGTACATATGAAATTGCATAATGATGAAGAAccctttaaatgtgaaatttgcaccaaacaatttgCAACGAAGAGTAATTTAAAAGCACATATGACATTGCATACTGATGAAAACCCATTTGAATGTggaatttgcaccaaacagttttcaacGAAACAAGCTTTAAAatcgcatatgagagtgcatactggtgaaaaaccatttgaatgtgaaatttgcaccaaacggCTTTCAACGAAACAAGTTTTAACAgcgcatatgagagtgcatactggtgaaaaaccatttgaatgtgaaatttgcaccaaacaataTTCAAGTAAATTACTTTTAAAatcgcatatgagagtgcatactggtgaaaaaccatttgaatgtgaaatttgcaccaaacacttttcaacaaaaaaatatttaaaaaaacatatgagagtgcatgctgatgaaaaaccatttgaatgtgaaatttgcaccaaacggCTTTCAACGAAACAAGTTTTAACAgagcatatgagagtgcatactggtgaaaaaccatttgaatgtgaaatttgcaccaaacaataTTCAACGAAATTACTTTTAAAATCGCATATCAGAGtccatactggtgaaaaaccatttgaatgtgaaatttgcaccaaacagttttcaatgaaaatatatttaaaatcgcatatgagagtgcatactggccaaaaactatttaaatgtgaaatttgcagaAAACAGTTTTCAACAAAACAAGTTTTAAAATCGCATGTGAGAAtgcacactggtgaaaaaccatttgaatgtgatatttgCAACAAACAATGTTCAACAAAGAGTTATTTAACAATGCATATGAAACTGCATACTGATAAGAAACCATTTACATGTGGAATTTGTAacaaacaattttcaacaaagaGTAATTTAACAATGCATATGAAATTGCATACTGCTGAAAAAACATTTGAATGTGGAATTTGCTCCaaacaatttataataaatgaatatttaaaaagacATATGGCAGTGCATACCGATGAAAGACCATTTGGATGTGAcatttgcaccaaacaattttcaacgaACCGACTTTTAAAGTGTCATATGATAtggcatactggtgaaaaaccatttgaatgtgaaatttgctccaaaaaATTTTCAACGAAAGGACTTCTAAAAacgcatatgagagtgcataccggtgaaaaaccatttgaatgtgaaatttgcaccaaacaattttcaatGAAACTATATTTAAAATCCCATATGAGAGTGCATATTGGCGAAAAAGcgtttaaatgtgaaatttgcaacaaacaattttcaaaaaaggATAATTTAACATCACATATGACAGTGCATAGTGATAACAAACCGTTTGAATGTGAAATTTCCACCAAACTGTTTTTAACCAAGAGTAAGTTAAAACAAAATATGACAgtacatactggtgaaaaaccatttggatgtgaaatttgcaccaaacagctTTCATCGAAACACGCTTTAAAATCGCATATGACACTGCATACTGGAGAAAGACCATTTAAATGTGAAAAttgcaccaaacagttttcaacGAAGCCACTTTTAAAatcgcatatgagagtgcatactggtgaaaaacctttCACATGCAAAATATGCTCCagaaaattttcatattattctgGTTTAAATGCACATATGCAAACTCACACTAGTGAGTAG